From the Cryptomeria japonica chromosome 2, Sugi_1.0, whole genome shotgun sequence genome, one window contains:
- the LOC131864131 gene encoding uncharacterized mitochondrial protein AtMg00860-like, translated as MSAYYEGSESENSDQQSDPEESEVEKGEFELVQNEQGFSGAVEAVCISFFNDILAYSKLWDEHFTHLDTVLGILNNESLYAKESKCELGMTKLLYLGHIISVDGVRMDPEKIRAIIEWPTPENLTQLRGFLSLCGFYHRFVNGYSRHAAPLTNLMKKGAFIWTPEA; from the exons ATGTCGGCATACTATGAAGGTTCCGAATCTGAAAATTCGGACCAACAATCTGATCCAGAGGAATCCGAGGTAGAAAAGGGTGAATTTGAGCTTG TCCAGAATGAACAGGGTTTTTCAGGCGCAGTTGAGGCGGTATGTATTAGTTTCTTTAATGATATCTTAGCATACAGTAAGTTGTGGGATGAGCATTTCACACACTTGGACACAGTGTTGGGCATCTTGAATAATGAGTCATTGTATGCTAAGGAATCAAAATGTGAGTTGGGTATGACAAAATTACTGTACTTGGGTCACATTATCAGCGTAGATGGTGTGCgtatggatcctgaaaagattcgtGCTATTATTGAGTGGCCCACTCCAGAGAACCTGACACAGTTGAGAGGGTTTCTTAGTTTATGTGGCTTCTACCATAGGTTTGTTAATGGGTATTCTCGGCATGCAGCACCCTTGACAAACTTGATGAAGAAGGGTGCATTCATATGGACTCCTGAGGCATAG